One Candidatus Zixiibacteriota bacterium genomic window carries:
- a CDS encoding T9SS type A sorting domain-containing protein, whose amino-acid sequence MASLIKGKNNCPILSSRGKYEKDGLDGGGDIIVFDQNYPNPFNPNTTFSFYLPEPCHVKLEIYNILGQKVKVLADEYFPVGRNNITWDSKNSAGKEVASGVYFARFTSGDYTSSKKIEVVR is encoded by the coding sequence ATGGCCTCTTTAATAAAAGGCAAGAATAATTGCCCAATTCTTTCGTCGCGTGGCAAATACGAAAAGGATGGTCTGGACGGAGGGGGCGATATAATAGTCTTTGACCAAAACTACCCCAATCCGTTCAATCCGAACACGACCTTTAGTTTTTATCTGCCCGAACCTTGTCATGTGAAGCTTGAGATTTACAATATTCTGGGCCAGAAAGTGAAGGTACTGGCCGATGAGTACTTCCCGGTGGGTAGAAATAATATAACTTGGGACAGCAAAAATTCAGCCGGTAAGGAGGTCGCCAGCGGAGTTTATTTCGCGCGTTTTACATCGGGTGATTATACGTCATCGAAGAAAATCGAGGTGGTCAGATGA